CTTTTCTTCGAGCAGCTTCGAAAGCTCGGCCGCTTCCAGAACGGTCAGCGCCGACAGGTCTTCAACGATCTTTGCAAGATCAGCCATTTTCATTCTCCATCAGAACCGGGAAAGCCCGGTGAATTGTTACGGGTAGGTAAAAGTCTTATGCCGCTTCCTTGGCACCATAGGCGCCAAAGACCCGCGCCAGCTGACCGGCCGGAGCCGCCGCAATCTGGGCGACCTTGGTGGCCGGAGCCTGGAGCAGGCCGACAAGCTTGCCGCGCAGCTCGTCAAGCGACGGCAGCGATGCAAGCGCCTTCACGCCTTCCACGTCGAGGATCACATCCCCCATGCCGCCGCCAACGATTTCGAGCTTGTCGTTGGTCTTGGCAAACTCCACCGCGATCTTCGCAGCGGCCACCGGGTCGGTGGACGAAGCGATTGCGGTGGGACCGGTCAGCAACTCGCCGATGCCGGTGTAGGACGTGCCATCGAGCGCGATCTTGGCCAGGCGGTTCTTCGTGACCCTGAAGTTCGCACCCGCGTCGCGCATCTGCTGGCGAAGCACCGTCGACTGGGCGACGGTAAGGCCCAGGTTGCGAACGATAACAACCGAGGCGGCATTCGACAGCGTAGCATTCAGCGAGGATACGGCTTCGGCCTTTTCAGCACGATCCATGCCTGTTTCTCCACTCATGCCCGGATGCCCGCACGAATGCGCGCCGCCGGGCGGCTAACACACGTCAGAGCCAGATGAGCGAAAGCTCGCCTGGCCTTGACGCAACGATGTCCGATGGGGTCGGTCAAGCCGCGTCACTTGCACCGGGCAAGCGGGCGACCGAGAAAAGACTGTCCCCGTCTCGGCTGGAAATTAAGAAGGGCAAATCCCCTTCACCAACTGTCTCGGACGGAATTGCCAGGGCCAAAGCCCGGACAACACGCGGGCGCTCATAGCCGGAAACGCGGCCGAGTCAAGTCCACGCGCGGTTCAGCCCATCGGCCCGACGCCCTTGTCGTTCGCCGCAAGAAGCATATCTGATACGGAACGCCCCGCCGCCCCGCCGCGTTGGCTTCCAGGAGGATAGAGAAAGGACCGTTCGTGACCCAAGCCCAAGGCCTGCTGTGCCCGACCTGCCGCGTAAACCTCGTCATGTCCGAACGGCAGGGGATCGAGATCGACTATTGTCCGCAATGCCGCGGCGTCTGGCTCGACCGCGGCGAGCTCGACAAGATCATCGAGCGCAGCGAAGCCGTCAGTGCGCCCGCCCCCGCCCGTCCGCAGGCGGCGCCCCCGCCGCCACAATATCGCGAACCGGACTATCGCGAGCGCAGCCATGACGACCGCTATTATGGCAAGCCGTACAAGAAGAAGCATAAAAGCTTCCTCAGCGAATTGTTCGATTGATCACCATGGGGCGCGTTGTCAGGCGCGCCGCATCGCCCATATCGCGCGGCCGCCGAGCGCCGCAGCGCCGACGGTTGCCAGCGCATAGGCGGCCAGCGGGGACCCGATCGTCACGCGCGCGCCCACGATGGCGCCGGCAACGAGCGCAGACCACAGCGCGAGATGCGGCAACCAGCGCCCGTCGCCGGTCCCGCGCAGGGCATTGGCCATTTTCTGCCCCATCTGCACCAGCGTTCCGGTCATATAGGTGACGCCGACCACGGCTCCCCCGCGCCCCTCGACCGCGGCGTTGACCATCCCCATCGCGACCGCCAGGCACGCGACGGCGGCAACCACCTGATCGGCAAGTCGCAGCCCACCCGCCGCCGCCAGCAGGGTGGCGACGAACAGCAGGATGACCCCGCTCCGCTGTCTGGCGGCACGCGCGGCAGCCAGCGAACCGGCGACCACGCCGGCGACGAACAGCAGGATGATCGCGCCCGCAACCAGCCCGGCATGGGACCATTCGGCAACACCGACGGCCAGCCGCGTTGAGTTGCCGGTCATAAAGGACACGAAAAAGCCGCCCGATTCGACAAAGCCGATCGCGTCGACAAAACCGGCGAGCGCCGATATCGCGGCGGCGAGCCACTGCTGCGAGCGGTCGAAACGGATCATCGGTCGACCCGGCGCGTCGCCATCACCGCCGACCGCCCGTCAGTCGGCAACCGCATGGCGGCGCGCATAGAGGAAATAGGCGGCAAGGCCCGCCATATTCCATATGCCGAACCAGATCTGCGTCTGCACGGGCAGGCTGAAGAAAAGATAGATGCAGCCGAACACCGCGATGCCTCCGACCAGCCACGGCAGCGGCGCGCGGAAGGTGCGCGGCGCTTGCGGCGCGCGGCGGCGCATGATGAGCATACAGATCGACACGGCGGTAAAGGCGGCGAGCGTTCCCGCATTGGCGAGCGCGGCCAGCTCGCCCAGGGGGATGAAACCCGCGAGGATCGCAACGACGATCGCGGTAAAGATGGTGATGCGCACCGGCGTTCCGCGCGCCGACAACCTGGCCAGGCTCGCGGGGAGCAGCCCGTCGCGCGCCATGGTGAAGAAGATGCGGCTCTGCCCATAGAAGAAGGCGAGGATCACGGTCGGCAGCGCGACGACCGCCGAGACGGCAAGATATTGCGCCGCGAGCGGGCTGCCCAGTTCGCGCAGGATCAGCGCGAGCGGTTCGGGGCTGTTGGCGAAGCGCGTGTAGGCGATCGCGCCGACCGCGGCGACCGCGACGGCGATATAGATGGCGACACAGGCGAGCATCGACCCGACGATGCCGATCTTGAGGTCGCGGTCGGGGTTTTTCGCTTCCTCGGCCGCGGTCGCGATCGCGTCGAACCCGTAAAAGGCGAAGAAGATGATCGCCGCGGCGGCCATCACCCCGCGCTCGACGCCGTCGGGGCCCATATGCTTCGCAAAGCCATAGGGGCTGAAGGGTTCGAGGTTCGCCGCGTCGAACGCAGGCAGCGCGACCGCCACGAACACCGCAAGCGCGGCGATCTTCACCAGCACGAGGATGGCATTGACCGTGGCGCTTTCGCGCGTGCCGACGAGCAGCATCCCGGCGACCGCGGCGATGATCGCGATCGCCGGCAGATTGACGATCCCGCCCAGTTCCGGTCCCTGCATCAGCGCCATCGGAAACCCCGCCCACGCCTCCAGCAGCGGCGCGGCATAGCCCGACCAGCCGACCGCGACCGCGCTGACCACCAATGAATACTCCAGGATCAGGCTCCACCCGACGACCCAGGCGATGATTTCGCCGATCACGACATAGCTATAGGTATAGGCGCTGCCCGAGGCCGGGATCATCGTCGCCATTTCGGCATAGGCGAGCGCGGCGCAGGCGCAGATCAGCCCCGCGATGGCAAAGGAGAGGATCACCGCCGGCCCCGCTTTGTCGGCGCCGACGCCGATCAGCGTCAAAATCCCCGTGCCGACGATCGCGCCGACGCCCAGCGCAACGAGGTGCGGCCAACCCAATGTGCGCGCCAATCCCCGCCCGTCCGGCTGGTCCGGGACGATCGATTTGCGGCGCAACAGGCTGTCGGACATAAAGTGGCTCCCCTTTGATCGATTATGGCTTTTCGCCCTGCGCCGCTTGTAAGCACGGCGGGCGGCAACGCAAGCCGGGCATGGGCTGCGGCGACCTAGCCAAATCGCTGCGTTCCGACTAAAGGCGCGCGATGCACTTTCTCGACCAGGCCAAGATTTTCATCAAGTCGGGCGACGGCGGCCCCGGCGCCGTCAGCTTCCGGCGCGAAAAATATATCGAATATGGCGGCCCCGACGGCGGCAATGGCGGCAAGGGCGGCGACATCGTGTTCGAGGCGGTGGCGGGGCTCAATACGCTCATCGACTTTCGCTACACCCAGCATTTCAAGGCAAAGCGCGGCACGCCGGGCGCGGGCCGCGACCGCACCGGCGCGGGCGGCCCCGACCTCGTCATCCAGGTGCCGGTCGGTACGCAGATCCTTGCCGACGACGAGGAACGCACCCTGCTCGCCGACCTCACCAAAGCGGGCGAGCGCGTCCATTTCCTGCGCGGCGGCGACGGCGGGCGCGGCAATGCCAGCTACAAGACTTCGACCAACCGCGCGCCGCGCCAGCACGGACCCGGCTGGCCGGGGGAAGAGATGTGGGTGTGGCTGCGGCTCAAGCTGCTCGCCGACGCGGGCCTCGTCGGCCTCCCCAATGCGGGCAAATCGACCTTCATCAATGCGGTGACCAATGCGCAGGCCAAGGTCGGCGCCTATGCCTTCACCACGCTCCGCCCGCAATTGGGCGTCGTCAGCCACAAGGGGCATGAGTTCGTCATCGCCGACATTCCGGGGCTGATCGAGGGCGCAGCCGAAGGCGCGGGGGTCGGCGACCGTTTCCTCGGCCACATCGAACGCTGCCGCGTGCTGCTCCACCTCGTCGATGCCAACGATGCCGATGTCGCGACCAGCTACCGCGTCGTTCGCGACGAACTCGAAGCCTATGGCGCCGACCTGATCGACAAGCCGGTGATCGTCGCGCTCAACAAGATCGACACGCTCGACGACGAATTGATCGCCGCGCTGTCGGCCGAACTCGAAGCCGAAAGCGGCCATCCCGTGATGGCGCTGTCGGGCGCGAGCGGCGCGGGGATCGAGCCGGTGCTCGACAAATTGCTCGAAGCGATCGGCCAGCCCGAACCGGGGCCCGATGCCGACGAAGAGGAAAAGGGCGGCGACTGGTCGCCGATCTGATCCTTCAAAGATTTCGGCCCGTCGCCGCGAAGCCTCACCGCGCCTCGAGAACCATGTTGAACGGCCCCTCGGTCGCGCGCCGCACGCTGGCGAAACCGCCCTCGCGGACGATCTGCGCCAGCCGCGCCTCACCCGCCTGCGCGCCAAGCCCCTCCCCGACTTCCTGATCGAGCGACGTCGGCACGCAGATCATCGTCGACGCATTGTAATAGAGCCGCCCGACCGGGTTCATATTCTCCGCGGGCGTGTCGCCCGCGATCGGTTCGACGATCATCCAGCATCCATCGGACGCCAGCATCTGGCGCATATGCCGGGCGCAGCCACGCGGATCGCCCATATCGTGCAGGCAGTCGTACATGGTGATCAGATCGAAACCATCCTCTTCGATTTCCTTCGCCGCCGCGACTTCGAACCGCACCCGGTCGCCATAGCCATGCCCTTCGGCGTGACGCCGCGCCTCGTCGATCGACGGCGCGTGGAAGTCAAAGCCGACGAATTCGCTTGCGGGATAGGCGTCGGCCATCAGCAGCGTCGAAAAGCCGACGCCGCATCCGACGTCGGCGACGCGCGCGCCTTTTTTCAGCTTCGCCTCGACGCCATCGAGCGCGGGGATCCACGCCTGGACGATATTGTTGACATAACCCGGCCGAAAAAAGGCGCCCGTCGCACAGAAAAGACAGCCCGCATGATCACCCCAGCGCACGCCCGTCCCGTTGCGAAAGCATTGCTCAACTCTCGCTTCCGCCTCGATCATCGCGGCGATAATCTCGAACGCGCCCGCGAGATAGACGGGACTGTCCCTGTGCACGAACACCATCGCCTGTTCGGGCGAGATGCTGAAGCGCTCCGCAGCCGCGTCATAATCGATATAACCGTTCGCCGCCTGCGCGAGCGCCCATTCGCGGACATAGCGTTCGTGCAACCCGCCCGCGCGCGCCGCGAGTTCGCCCGCCGTCGCCGGCGCCTGCGCGAGCGCGTCGAACAGGCCGAGCCGGAAACCCAGCCGCACCGTGGGCACGCTCATCCCGCCGCCGACATCGCCCAGCATCTTGCCGACGAAGCCGTGCAGCTTCTCTTCATTGATTGCCATGGTCATTCTTCCGCTCCTCGCCGATCAGGACAGCGCGACTCGCCAGAAGCTCCCGTTGAGGCGCCCAGCATAGCATAGTGGTGGCGGCACGGCACGCGCCCGCCTCCACCGGCGGTCGCTATAGTCAGGACCCATTAGAGCGGCGTGCGGTATATCTAACCTGCGGCGATCCGCCCGCCGATGATGCGATAGCGCGTTACCGGACCGGGCATGGCGTCGAACAGCGCCGCTTCGGTCCCTGTCAGCCACGCCTGCCCGCCCTGCCCCGCCAGCCGCTCGTACAGCGCCGCGCGGCGCAGCGGATCAAGATGCGCCGCCACCTCGTCGAGCAGCAGCACCGGCCGCTGGCCGCGCCGCCGCGCCACGCAGTCGCCATGGGCGAGGACGAGCGACAGCAGCATCGCCTTTTGCTCGCCGGTCGAGCAGCGCGCGGCGGCGCGGCCGGTCACGGCATGCACCGCCACCAGATCGTCGCGGTGCGGCCCGGCGGTCGCACGGCCCGCGGCGGCGTCGATCCGTCGCCGCGCGGCGAACAGCGCCTTCAGCGCCTCCGCGCTATGCGGCGCGCTGCGCTCGGCGCCCTCGCTGTCGACCAGCGTGAGCAGCGGCCGCGCAAAGGGCGCGTCGGGTTGTCCCGCCAGCTCCGCCGACAGCGCCGCGAGCGTATCGAGCCGCGCCGCATCCATCGCCGCGCCATGTTCGGCGAGCTGCGCCTCGAGGCTCGTAAGCCAGGTCTCATCGGCCGCCGCGAGGTCGGCGAGCAGCTTGCCGCGCGCGCGGAGCGCCGCTTCATAGCGGTTGCCATGCTGCGCGTGGCGCGGGTCGAGCGCGAGGACGAGGCGGTCGAGGAAGCGCCGCCGATTGCCCGCGGTCTCGACGAACAGCCGGTCCATCGCCGGGGTCAGCCACAATATCGCCAGCCATTCGCCCAGCGCCGTCGCCGCGGCGGGCGCGCCATTGATGCGGACGATGCGGCGTCGGGGCTGCGCGGGTTCGATCCCCGTGCCGAGCGCGACGGGCGGCAGCCCCTCCGCCGCCGCCACCTCGGCAAAGACGGCAAAGCCGCCGTGCGCACCATCGCGCACCATGTCGGACAGCGGCGCGCGGCGCAGCCCGCGTCCCGGCGCGAGCAGCGAAATGGCTTCGAGGATATTCGTCTTGCCCGCGCCATTGTCGCCGTGGAGCGCGACAAGCCCCGGTGCAGCCGCCAGGTCCGCGCCGGCATGATTGCGAAAATCGGTGAGCGAGAGGCGGACAAGCGTCATGTCCGCCCGCGCCTACCGCAGCCGATGCGGCGATGCCAGCGCCGACACACATCTGCGCCGCCGATGATCAATCGTGACACGTCCCGTTTAACGGTAATTTTTCCGATTTAGAGGATAATTTTTCGCTTATAGATTTTCCTTGGAACCAGAAATCCGCGGTTAACCGCGGATGAATGCAATTGGCACGCCTCCTGCATAACTGTTGGCATCCACCGGATGGTCCGGATGGAAGGTTCAAGGAAGGATAAAATCATGGCCCATTTCAACGTCAACGCCGTCAAGAGCTACGCCCTCGCCGCTTTCGCCTCGCTTTATGCTTCGGTGATGCTGCTGGCGATCATCGGCCAGAATGGCGCTGAGGTTGGTCAGCTGATCGTCTGATCGGCTGACGACATCTCCCCAAAGAACGCCGGCCCCTCGGGTCGGGATCGAAAGGAAAGAAATGAAACAGGGTTTTCGCAAGAATCGCCAGGGTGGCATCCTCTTCGGTGTATGCGCCGGAATGGCGGACCACTTCGGCTTCGATGTCTTGTGGACGCGCGTCGCCTTTGTCGCCCTGACGCTCCTCGGCTTCGGCCTGCCGCTGCTGCTCTATCTGACCGTCGCGATCCTCGCGCCATAAGGCAGCCAGGGCCGGTCGCCAAAGGCGCCCCGTTCACCGGCCCCCATTCCCGAAATCGAGGGCTCACCGGCCGCCGCCGGTGGGCCCTTTCGATTATCCGTGCGGGCGGATCAGATATTTCTCGCCCGTCCGCTTCGCATTA
This DNA window, taken from Sphingopyxis alaskensis RB2256, encodes the following:
- a CDS encoding YoaK family protein encodes the protein MIRFDRSQQWLAAAISALAGFVDAIGFVESGGFFVSFMTGNSTRLAVGVAEWSHAGLVAGAIILLFVAGVVAGSLAAARAARQRSGVILLFVATLLAAAGGLRLADQVVAAVACLAVAMGMVNAAVEGRGGAVVGVTYMTGTLVQMGQKMANALRGTGDGRWLPHLALWSALVAGAIVGARVTIGSPLAAYALATVGAAALGGRAIWAMRRA
- a CDS encoding PspC domain-containing protein, whose amino-acid sequence is MKQGFRKNRQGGILFGVCAGMADHFGFDVLWTRVAFVALTLLGFGLPLLLYLTVAILAP
- a CDS encoding zf-TFIIB domain-containing protein, encoding MSERQGIEIDYCPQCRGVWLDRGELDKIIERSEAVSAPAPARPQAAPPPPQYREPDYRERSHDDRYYGKPYKKKHKSFLSELFD
- a CDS encoding class I SAM-dependent methyltransferase, with the translated sequence MTMAINEEKLHGFVGKMLGDVGGGMSVPTVRLGFRLGLFDALAQAPATAGELAARAGGLHERYVREWALAQAANGYIDYDAAAERFSISPEQAMVFVHRDSPVYLAGAFEIIAAMIEAEARVEQCFRNGTGVRWGDHAGCLFCATGAFFRPGYVNNIVQAWIPALDGVEAKLKKGARVADVGCGVGFSTLLMADAYPASEFVGFDFHAPSIDEARRHAEGHGYGDRVRFEVAAAKEIEEDGFDLITMYDCLHDMGDPRGCARHMRQMLASDGCWMIVEPIAGDTPAENMNPVGRLYYNASTMICVPTSLDQEVGEGLGAQAGEARLAQIVREGGFASVRRATEGPFNMVLEAR
- the recF gene encoding DNA replication/repair protein RecF (All proteins in this family for which functions are known are DNA-binding proteins that assist the filamentation of RecA onto DNA for the initiation of recombination or recombinational repair.) → MTLVRLSLTDFRNHAGADLAAAPGLVALHGDNGAGKTNILEAISLLAPGRGLRRAPLSDMVRDGAHGGFAVFAEVAAAEGLPPVALGTGIEPAQPRRRIVRINGAPAAATALGEWLAILWLTPAMDRLFVETAGNRRRFLDRLVLALDPRHAQHGNRYEAALRARGKLLADLAAADETWLTSLEAQLAEHGAAMDAARLDTLAALSAELAGQPDAPFARPLLTLVDSEGAERSAPHSAEALKALFAARRRIDAAAGRATAGPHRDDLVAVHAVTGRAAARCSTGEQKAMLLSLVLAHGDCVARRRGQRPVLLLDEVAAHLDPLRRAALYERLAGQGGQAWLTGTEAALFDAMPGPVTRYRIIGGRIAAG
- the rplJ gene encoding 50S ribosomal protein L10, encoding MDRAEKAEAVSSLNATLSNAASVVIVRNLGLTVAQSTVLRQQMRDAGANFRVTKNRLAKIALDGTSYTGIGELLTGPTAIASSTDPVAAAKIAVEFAKTNDKLEIVGGGMGDVILDVEGVKALASLPSLDELRGKLVGLLQAPATKVAQIAAAPAGQLARVFGAYGAKEAA
- a CDS encoding amino acid permease, producing the protein MSDSLLRRKSIVPDQPDGRGLARTLGWPHLVALGVGAIVGTGILTLIGVGADKAGPAVILSFAIAGLICACAALAYAEMATMIPASGSAYTYSYVVIGEIIAWVVGWSLILEYSLVVSAVAVGWSGYAAPLLEAWAGFPMALMQGPELGGIVNLPAIAIIAAVAGMLLVGTRESATVNAILVLVKIAALAVFVAVALPAFDAANLEPFSPYGFAKHMGPDGVERGVMAAAAIIFFAFYGFDAIATAAEEAKNPDRDLKIGIVGSMLACVAIYIAVAVAAVGAIAYTRFANSPEPLALILRELGSPLAAQYLAVSAVVALPTVILAFFYGQSRIFFTMARDGLLPASLARLSARGTPVRITIFTAIVVAILAGFIPLGELAALANAGTLAAFTAVSICMLIMRRRAPQAPRTFRAPLPWLVGGIAVFGCIYLFFSLPVQTQIWFGIWNMAGLAAYFLYARRHAVAD
- the obgE gene encoding GTPase ObgE encodes the protein MHFLDQAKIFIKSGDGGPGAVSFRREKYIEYGGPDGGNGGKGGDIVFEAVAGLNTLIDFRYTQHFKAKRGTPGAGRDRTGAGGPDLVIQVPVGTQILADDEERTLLADLTKAGERVHFLRGGDGGRGNASYKTSTNRAPRQHGPGWPGEEMWVWLRLKLLADAGLVGLPNAGKSTFINAVTNAQAKVGAYAFTTLRPQLGVVSHKGHEFVIADIPGLIEGAAEGAGVGDRFLGHIERCRVLLHLVDANDADVATSYRVVRDELEAYGADLIDKPVIVALNKIDTLDDELIAALSAELEAESGHPVMALSGASGAGIEPVLDKLLEAIGQPEPGPDADEEEKGGDWSPI